A window of the Lactuca sativa cultivar Salinas chromosome 5, Lsat_Salinas_v11, whole genome shotgun sequence genome harbors these coding sequences:
- the LOC111890744 gene encoding uncharacterized protein LOC111890744 — protein MQPYDGTTDPKEHVTQCRERIEIIPILVHLKEACLCKGFGSTFTGSALKWLLKVPPYFITSFSHLVNIFNNQFSCSRTFEKITSDLYRVVQDPNERLRDFVNRFGREALSIPSIDIVTAVDAFNMGLKKDSSFYEDLLMTSCKRLDKVRCRALRFIGLEEDKESQKRSNPSSQYENPNKKVESLAPRSYKSNPYSKSDHHRVNALEDEGEEYELPKITDYYFPMDVSGLIHAMQDLVDKARWPKKDNKSTSWKDKSKWCAYHEDFGHMT, from the coding sequence ATGCAGCCTTACGATGGAACTACGGATCCTAAAGAGCACGTAACACAATGTCGAGAAAGGATAGAGATCATTCCCATCCTAGTGCACTTGAAGGAAGCTTGCCTATGCAAAGGATTTGGTTCAACCTTTACGGGATCAGCTCTTAAATGGCTGTTAAAAGTTCCTCCATATTTTATTACTTCATTTTCACACTTAGTCAATATTTTCAATAACCAGTTTTCATGTAGCAGAACCTTCgagaagatcactagtgatctctatCGGGTGGTTCAGGATCCTAATGAACGACTTAGGGATTTTGTTAACAGGTTTGGTAGGGAAGCTCTAAGCATCCCCAGCATTGACATTGTGACTGCTGTAGATGCCTTCAACATGGGTCTAAAGAAGGATTCATCCTTCTATGAAGATCTTTTGATGACCTCATGCAAGAGATTGGACAAAGTTAGGTGCCGAGCATTGAGGTTCATAGGGCTTGAAGAGGATAAAGAAAGCCAGAAGAGGAGCAACCCTTCAAGTCAATACGAGAATCCTAATAAGAAGGTCGAATCCTTAGCCCCAAGATCCTACAAATCGAATCCCTATTCCAAATCGGACCATCACAGGGTTAATGCCCTCGAAGATGAAGGAGAGGAATATGAACTTCCTAAGATCACTGACTATTATTTTCCTATGGATGTTTCAGGTTTAATCCATGCTATGCAGGATCTTGTAGATAAGGCAAGGTGGCCAAAGAAGGATAACAAGTCCACCAGTTGGAAAGACAAGTCCAAATGGTGTGCTTACCACGAAGATTTCGGTCACATGACGTAG